A genomic window from Triticum urartu cultivar G1812 chromosome 7, Tu2.1, whole genome shotgun sequence includes:
- the LOC125524852 gene encoding GDSL esterase/lipase EXL1-like isoform X1, protein MPGHALLLVSSMLLLVMAPLSCADGAVGTGKSKISAVFMFGDSIVDPGNNNNRLTEARANFPPYGQDFPGGKATGRFSNGRVPGDMLASKLGVKEFLPPYIGDDLELSDLLTGVAFASGGSGYDPLTSIPATATSSTGQLELFLEYKDKLITLVGEEEATRVISEGIYFTAMGANDIANNYFSIPLRRHQYDLPSYVKFLISSAVNFTMELNDIGAKRIGFFGIPPIGCCPSQRKHGSRECDTLQNQAAELFNSGIEKEIERLNAERNVHDSRFAYLDIYYNLLDLIQQHDFYGFQEVTEGCCGSNVLNAAIFIQYHPACPNAYDYIFWDSFHCTEKAYNIVIDEIFHQNLHYLM, encoded by the exons ATGCCTGGCCATGCGCTGCTGCTCGTGAGCAGCATGCTGCTGCTGGTGATGGCGCCTCTCTCGTGCGCCGATGGAGCAGTAGGCACGGGTAAGAGCAAGATCTCGGCCGTCTTCATGTTCGGCGACTCGATCGTCGATCCCGGCAACAACAACAACCGGCTGACGGAAGCGAGGGCCAACTTCCCGCCGTACGGGCAGGACTTCCCTGGCGGGAAGGCCACCGGGAGGTTCTCCAATGGCAGGGTTCCTGGGGACATGCTAG CTTCTAAGTTAGGAGTCAAAGAGTTCTTACCACCGTACATTGGAGATGATCTTGAACTAAGTGACCTACTTACTGGTGTCGCGTTTGCCTCTGGAGGCAGTGGATATGATCCCTTAACTTCGATACCCGCG ACTGCTACTTCAAGTACCGGGCAACTTGAATTATTTCTTGAATATAAGGATAAGCTAATAACTTTAGTCGGGGAGGAGGAAGCGACACGTGTTATCTCTGAAGGCATTTACTTTACTGCCATGGGAGCAAATGACATTGCAAATAATTATTTTTCAATTCCGCTAAGGCGCCATCAATATGATCTTCCTTCTTATGTGAAATTTCTTATCTCTTCCGCGGTCAATTTTACTATG GAATTAAATGATATTGGTGCAAAGAGGATTGGTTTCTTCGGAATTCCGCCAATTGGATGTTGTCCATCCCAAAGAAAACATGGATCAAGAGAATGTGACACACTTCAGAATCAAGCAGCAGAATTATTCAATTCTGGAATAGAAAAGGAAATTGAGAGATTAAATGCAGAACGAAATGTTCATGATTCAAGGTTTGCTTATCTTGATATATACTACAATCTGCTTGATCTCATTCAACAACATGATTTTTATG GTTTCCAGGAGGTAACTGAGGGGTGTTGTGGCAGCAATGTGCTAAATGCGGCAATATTCATTCAATACCACCCTGCATGTCCAAACGCTTATGACTATATTTTTTGGGATAGTTTTCATTGTACCGAAAAGGCGTACAACATTGTGATTGATGAGATCTTCCATCAAAACCTACACTACCTAATGTGA
- the LOC125524852 gene encoding GDSL esterase/lipase EXL1-like isoform X3, with translation MPGHALLLVSSMLLLVMAPLSCADGAVGTGKSKISAVFMFGDSIVDPGNNNNRLTEARANFPPYGQDFPGGKATGRFSNGRVPGDMLASKLGVKEFLPPYIGDDLELSDLLTGVAFASGGSGYDPLTSIPAELNDIGAKRIGFFGIPPIGCCPSQRKHGSRECDTLQNQAAELFNSGIEKEIERLNAERNVHDSRFAYLDIYYNLLDLIQQHDFYGFQEVTEGCCGSNVLNAAIFIQYHPACPNAYDYIFWDSFHCTEKAYNIVIDEIFHQNLHYLM, from the exons ATGCCTGGCCATGCGCTGCTGCTCGTGAGCAGCATGCTGCTGCTGGTGATGGCGCCTCTCTCGTGCGCCGATGGAGCAGTAGGCACGGGTAAGAGCAAGATCTCGGCCGTCTTCATGTTCGGCGACTCGATCGTCGATCCCGGCAACAACAACAACCGGCTGACGGAAGCGAGGGCCAACTTCCCGCCGTACGGGCAGGACTTCCCTGGCGGGAAGGCCACCGGGAGGTTCTCCAATGGCAGGGTTCCTGGGGACATGCTAG CTTCTAAGTTAGGAGTCAAAGAGTTCTTACCACCGTACATTGGAGATGATCTTGAACTAAGTGACCTACTTACTGGTGTCGCGTTTGCCTCTGGAGGCAGTGGATATGATCCCTTAACTTCGATACCCGCG GAATTAAATGATATTGGTGCAAAGAGGATTGGTTTCTTCGGAATTCCGCCAATTGGATGTTGTCCATCCCAAAGAAAACATGGATCAAGAGAATGTGACACACTTCAGAATCAAGCAGCAGAATTATTCAATTCTGGAATAGAAAAGGAAATTGAGAGATTAAATGCAGAACGAAATGTTCATGATTCAAGGTTTGCTTATCTTGATATATACTACAATCTGCTTGATCTCATTCAACAACATGATTTTTATG GTTTCCAGGAGGTAACTGAGGGGTGTTGTGGCAGCAATGTGCTAAATGCGGCAATATTCATTCAATACCACCCTGCATGTCCAAACGCTTATGACTATATTTTTTGGGATAGTTTTCATTGTACCGAAAAGGCGTACAACATTGTGATTGATGAGATCTTCCATCAAAACCTACACTACCTAATGTGA
- the LOC125524852 gene encoding GDSL esterase/lipase At1g20120-like isoform X2, translating to MPGHALLLVSSMLLLVMAPLSCADGAVGTGKSKISAVFMFGDSIVDPGNNNNRLTEARANFPPYGQDFPGGKATGRFSNGRVPGDMLASKLGVKEFLPPYIGDDLELSDLLTGVAFASGGSGYDPLTSIPATATSSTGQLELFLEYKDKLITLVGEEEATRVISEGIYFTAMGANDIANNYFSIPLRRHQYDLPSYVKFLISSAVNFTMELNDIGAKRIGFFGIPPIGCCPSQRKHGSRECDTLQNQAAELFNSGIEKEIERLNAERNVHDSRFPGGN from the exons ATGCCTGGCCATGCGCTGCTGCTCGTGAGCAGCATGCTGCTGCTGGTGATGGCGCCTCTCTCGTGCGCCGATGGAGCAGTAGGCACGGGTAAGAGCAAGATCTCGGCCGTCTTCATGTTCGGCGACTCGATCGTCGATCCCGGCAACAACAACAACCGGCTGACGGAAGCGAGGGCCAACTTCCCGCCGTACGGGCAGGACTTCCCTGGCGGGAAGGCCACCGGGAGGTTCTCCAATGGCAGGGTTCCTGGGGACATGCTAG CTTCTAAGTTAGGAGTCAAAGAGTTCTTACCACCGTACATTGGAGATGATCTTGAACTAAGTGACCTACTTACTGGTGTCGCGTTTGCCTCTGGAGGCAGTGGATATGATCCCTTAACTTCGATACCCGCG ACTGCTACTTCAAGTACCGGGCAACTTGAATTATTTCTTGAATATAAGGATAAGCTAATAACTTTAGTCGGGGAGGAGGAAGCGACACGTGTTATCTCTGAAGGCATTTACTTTACTGCCATGGGAGCAAATGACATTGCAAATAATTATTTTTCAATTCCGCTAAGGCGCCATCAATATGATCTTCCTTCTTATGTGAAATTTCTTATCTCTTCCGCGGTCAATTTTACTATG GAATTAAATGATATTGGTGCAAAGAGGATTGGTTTCTTCGGAATTCCGCCAATTGGATGTTGTCCATCCCAAAGAAAACATGGATCAAGAGAATGTGACACACTTCAGAATCAAGCAGCAGAATTATTCAATTCTGGAATAGAAAAGGAAATTGAGAGATTAAATGCAGAACGAAATGTTCATGATTCAAG GTTTCCAGGAGGTAACTGA